One segment of Cetobacterium sp. NK01 DNA contains the following:
- a CDS encoding ABC transporter substrate-binding protein → MKKLYKASILCLGAMTILSACGKDNGSTPKENEQVKLWVPFSGPDGVQMEKIVKEYNQSKGKDVINFQIVPQSEYYKTLDLNLATEKNGPDMMVVHGDMMLGYVNKGLLKELDGFLKENNIVKESYNENAWDNANKKEKQYGVPFDTHPLLFYYNKDMFTKAGLDPEKYPKTKQEFLQYAQVLTNVENKEYGFVVPTLWPQQFIFPTIVYQNGGEFLKDGKPNFDTPEILKSLEFLKDLIYTYKVSPTNVQQDGEVTLFLQGKNAMHFNGPWMEQQWKDAGLNYGVAEVPMLGDEKQAVYANSHNFTVPSYVKSEDKMSIIADFLKYLEDNSLPWANSGQAPVAKKMQDTLKGMPQQSVILSELDYVQYSPEVENWGSISSSLWEEVNMSLLNQKDSKKALEDATKKAIQFTN, encoded by the coding sequence ATGAAAAAATTATATAAAGCATCAATTCTTTGTTTAGGAGCAATGACTATATTATCAGCATGTGGAAAAGATAACGGTTCTACACCTAAGGAAAATGAGCAAGTGAAATTGTGGGTGCCTTTTAGTGGTCCTGATGGTGTTCAAATGGAAAAAATAGTGAAAGAGTATAATCAATCAAAAGGAAAAGATGTTATAAATTTTCAAATAGTTCCTCAATCGGAATATTATAAAACGTTAGATTTAAATTTAGCTACAGAAAAAAACGGACCAGATATGATGGTAGTTCATGGGGATATGATGCTTGGGTATGTTAACAAGGGTCTTTTAAAAGAGTTAGATGGATTTTTAAAAGAAAATAATATAGTGAAAGAGAGTTATAACGAAAATGCATGGGATAATGCAAATAAGAAAGAGAAGCAATATGGAGTTCCTTTTGATACGCATCCCCTTCTTTTTTACTACAATAAAGATATGTTTACAAAAGCAGGTTTAGATCCAGAAAAATATCCTAAAACAAAGCAGGAGTTTTTACAATATGCTCAAGTTTTAACAAATGTTGAAAATAAAGAGTATGGATTTGTTGTACCAACACTATGGCCACAACAGTTTATTTTTCCGACAATTGTTTATCAAAATGGAGGAGAATTTTTAAAAGATGGGAAGCCAAATTTTGACACACCAGAAATACTAAAGTCATTAGAGTTTCTAAAGGATTTAATTTATACTTATAAAGTTTCTCCTACAAATGTTCAACAAGATGGAGAAGTAACTCTATTTTTACAAGGGAAAAATGCAATGCATTTTAATGGACCTTGGATGGAGCAGCAGTGGAAAGATGCAGGGCTAAATTATGGAGTAGCAGAGGTTCCTATGTTAGGTGATGAAAAACAGGCCGTTTATGCTAATTCACATAACTTTACAGTTCCTTCGTATGTTAAAAGTGAAGATAAAATGTCTATAATCGCAGATTTCTTAAAGTACTTAGAGGATAATTCTTTACCTTGGGCTAATTCAGGACAAGCTCCAGTGGCTAAAAAAATGCAAGATACATTAAAAGGTATGCCTCAACAAAGTGTTATTCTAAGTGAGTTAGATTATGTACAGTACTCTCCAGAGGTTGAAAATTGGGGAAGTATTTCAAGTTCTCTTTGGGAAGAGGTTAATATGTCTCTTTTAAATCAAAAAGATAGTAAAAAAGCTTTAGAGGATGCAACAAAAAAAGCTATTCAGTTTACAAATTAA
- a CDS encoding carbohydrate ABC transporter permease, with protein sequence MNRKKLDQLTSSLFIIPYMIAFIIFGMGPMIYGIWVSFHDWNLLSKNHKFVGLKNYIDIFDKQNYLNEYFFNGLSNTFKFVLLSVPALVIFSLLLALLLKNLNQKEQNFFRTIYFAPYVLSVSVISVIWVWLLDTNSGFFNQILNKTFNLNFIPWLTEVPWAWISIVLATLWWTIGFNMVIFINGLNQVPDDVYEASSIDGANKLKQFFHITLPSIKPAMVFTILTSTIASFNVYGQPYMMTKGGPGNSTKTLLMYIVDEAFNNRNFGKSSAMSIMLAMIILFVVMVSKRFNK encoded by the coding sequence ATGAATAGAAAGAAATTAGATCAATTAACTTCAAGTTTATTTATAATACCTTATATGATAGCTTTTATTATCTTTGGAATGGGTCCTATGATATATGGAATATGGGTTAGTTTTCATGACTGGAATCTTTTATCAAAAAATCATAAATTTGTTGGATTAAAAAACTATATAGATATTTTTGATAAGCAAAACTATTTAAATGAATATTTTTTCAATGGTTTATCAAATACGTTTAAATTTGTTTTGTTAAGTGTACCAGCATTAGTTATATTTAGTTTGTTACTAGCTTTATTATTAAAAAATTTAAATCAGAAGGAACAAAACTTTTTTAGAACGATATATTTTGCTCCGTATGTTTTATCAGTATCGGTAATATCTGTTATATGGGTTTGGCTTTTAGATACAAATAGTGGATTTTTTAATCAAATATTAAATAAAACTTTTAATTTAAATTTTATCCCATGGTTAACTGAAGTACCATGGGCTTGGATATCAATAGTACTAGCTACATTGTGGTGGACAATAGGATTTAATATGGTTATTTTTATAAATGGATTGAACCAAGTTCCAGATGATGTATATGAAGCTAGTTCTATAGATGGAGCAAATAAATTAAAGCAATTTTTTCATATAACACTACCGAGTATAAAACCTGCTATGGTTTTCACTATTTTAACATCAACAATAGCTTCTTTTAACGTTTATGGACAGCCATATATGATGACTAAGGGTGGACCTGGAAATTCTACAAAAACTTTACTTATGTATATAGTAGATGAAGCTTTTAATAATAGAAATTTTGGAAAATCATCAGCTATGTCAATAATGTTAGCTATGATAATTCTTTTTGTTGTTATGGTGTCTAAAAGATTCAATAAATAG
- a CDS encoding carbohydrate ABC transporter permease: protein MNKSIYRSLLIILAIIISILFVFPMFWMVMTSFKTDTEALVSGLTILPKKFTLENYIYSFKISGLGVSVGRWVLNSLFVSTFGTVLIVILDSLAAYGLARLDIPGKKWITSIIFGTLMIPGIIAFLPLYLEFNYLGFLDSYKALILPYTANAFGVFLIYQFLKDFPKELEEAAYIEGANKFQVFFKVILPNIKPILWTLGIFSFTGIYNDFLWPLVSISSPQLRTITSGLAIVQQGLVIKFGKLMAISTIATIPSLIIFFIGQKHFVKGMVNSGMK from the coding sequence TTGAATAAATCTATATATAGATCATTATTAATAATATTAGCTATAATAATTAGTATTTTATTTGTTTTCCCTATGTTTTGGATGGTTATGACATCTTTTAAAACTGATACTGAGGCATTGGTTTCTGGATTGACAATTTTACCTAAAAAATTTACATTGGAAAATTATATATACTCTTTTAAAATATCAGGATTGGGAGTATCTGTGGGAAGATGGGTTTTAAACTCTCTTTTTGTAAGTACTTTTGGAACAGTTCTTATAGTTATCTTAGATTCTTTAGCAGCTTATGGGTTGGCAAGATTAGATATACCTGGGAAAAAATGGATAACATCGATTATTTTTGGAACTCTTATGATCCCAGGAATAATAGCATTCTTACCATTATATCTAGAATTTAACTACTTAGGATTTTTAGATTCTTATAAAGCTTTGATACTTCCTTATACAGCAAATGCTTTTGGAGTATTTTTAATATATCAATTTTTGAAAGATTTTCCAAAAGAATTAGAAGAAGCAGCTTATATAGAGGGAGCAAATAAATTTCAAGTATTTTTTAAAGTTATTTTACCTAATATAAAGCCAATTTTATGGACTTTAGGAATATTTTCTTTTACTGGAATATATAATGACTTCTTATGGCCTTTAGTTTCTATAAGCTCACCTCAACTTAGAACAATAACTTCTGGATTGGCAATAGTTCAACAAGGATTGGTTATAAAATTTGGAAAACTAATGGCTATATCAACGATAGCAACAATACCGAGTTTAATAATATTCTTTATTGGACAAAAACATTTTGTTAAAGGAATGGTAAATTCTGGAATGAAATAA
- a CDS encoding aldose epimerase family protein, whose amino-acid sequence MKIEKVKFSETKDKKTVYSYKLINSKIEIEILNYGGIIKSINFPDRNGKKENIVLSYDNLESYTKDVTYFGCITGRVAGRIKNGILKINEENYQLELNNNKNNLHGGFNALNNKVWDVVSEEIGNDFLKIVMCYRSPHMENNFPANVEFTVSYTLRESTLEIDYIGVPDRETYINLTNHTYFNLSGDAKRDILDQKIFIFANEYISVDEEIIPVEILPVMDSVFDLTKGRKFKEIFNSQENQIKIVGNGIDHGFILDKKHIKKCRCEDIESGRILEIETDQPVVVLYTGNYLENTDVLASDIKPHKYYGFCLETQDYPDIKNLIEEKMEIYNSSNPYIQKTKYSFKIN is encoded by the coding sequence GTGAAAATAGAGAAAGTAAAGTTTTCAGAAACTAAGGATAAAAAGACTGTTTATTCTTATAAGTTGATAAATTCAAAGATTGAGATAGAAATATTAAATTATGGTGGAATTATAAAATCTATAAATTTTCCAGATAGAAATGGAAAAAAAGAAAATATAGTTTTATCCTATGATAATTTAGAAAGCTATACAAAGGATGTAACATATTTTGGGTGTATAACAGGAAGAGTTGCAGGAAGAATAAAAAATGGGATTTTGAAGATAAATGAAGAGAATTATCAATTGGAGTTAAATAATAATAAGAATAATCTTCATGGAGGATTTAATGCTTTAAATAATAAGGTATGGGATGTTGTATCTGAAGAGATAGGAAATGATTTCTTAAAAATTGTAATGTGTTATAGAAGCCCTCACATGGAAAATAATTTCCCAGCAAATGTAGAGTTTACTGTTAGTTATACTTTGAGAGAATCTACATTAGAGATAGATTATATAGGTGTTCCTGATAGAGAGACCTATATAAATTTAACAAATCATACATATTTTAATTTGAGTGGAGATGCAAAAAGAGATATTTTGGATCAAAAGATATTTATTTTTGCAAATGAATATATAAGTGTAGATGAGGAAATAATACCCGTAGAAATCTTACCTGTTATGGATAGTGTATTTGATTTGACAAAGGGAAGAAAGTTTAAAGAAATATTTAACTCTCAAGAAAATCAAATTAAAATTGTAGGAAATGGAATTGATCATGGCTTTATTTTAGATAAAAAGCATATAAAAAAATGTAGATGTGAGGATATAGAAAGTGGTAGAATTTTAGAGATTGAGACAGATCAGCCTGTTGTAGTATTATATACTGGAAATTACCTTGAAAATACAGACGTTCTAGCTAGCGATATAAAACCTCATAAATATTATGGATTTTGTTTAGAAACTCAAGATTATCCAGATATTAAAAATTTAATAGAAGAAAAAATGGAAATATATAATTCAAGTAATCCTTATATTCAAAAAACTAAATATAGCTTTAAAATTAACTAG
- a CDS encoding YbhB/YbcL family Raf kinase inhibitor-like protein gives MKKFLLSMFLLLGMTSFALELTSSGIKDGVIEKKYGTYGKDQYRGMPTLSMPFEWKNAPAGTKQFALVIEDFDAVEAVGVIWLHWLTLIPGDANALPENASATDPKLVQGENSWWSLIGGSLPKDEVARYGGPVPPNKTHTYTITLYALDKEMDLKKGFYLNELYDAIDGHVLEKTVLKAKYIKE, from the coding sequence ATGAAAAAATTTTTACTGAGTATGTTTCTGCTTCTTGGGATGACGTCTTTTGCTTTAGAGTTGACAAGTAGTGGAATAAAAGATGGAGTTATTGAAAAAAAATACGGAACTTATGGAAAAGATCAGTATCGTGGAATGCCAACTCTTTCAATGCCTTTTGAATGGAAAAATGCACCTGCAGGAACAAAGCAATTTGCTCTAGTTATTGAGGATTTTGATGCTGTAGAAGCAGTTGGAGTTATCTGGTTACACTGGTTAACTTTAATTCCAGGAGATGCTAATGCTTTACCTGAAAATGCCAGTGCTACAGATCCAAAATTAGTTCAAGGTGAAAATAGCTGGTGGTCTTTAATTGGTGGTAGTTTACCAAAAGATGAAGTGGCAAGATATGGAGGACCTGTTCCACCTAATAAAACACATACTTATACAATAACACTATATGCTTTAGATAAAGAGATGGATCTAAAAAAAGGATTCTATTTAAATGAGTTATATGACGCTATAGATGGTCATGTTTTAGAAAAAACAGTTTTAAAAGCTAAATATATAAAAGAGTAA
- the mgtA gene encoding magnesium-translocating P-type ATPase, whose product MYENFDNSESNIKGTLKLFSEADIKTIYLTLESSLDGIKNDEANRRLETFGFNEITKEKVKPWYIQLLLAFLNPFNFILGLLAFVSLFTDVIFANETERSWISIILILTMILISSFIKFIQEYRSSKTAEKLKNLIVTKVTVIRDGISTEIDIKSLVPGDIVKLTAGDIVPGDIRIISSKDLFISQSVLTGESNPVEKYPSLLVKTAFISELSNIVLMGTNVLSGTALGVVLGTGKHTFLNTISESLKTPPSETSFEKGIDDVSKLLIKFMLFMVPIVFLINGYLKGAWFESMLFSLSVAIGLTPEMLPMIVTGNLTKGAIELSKKKTIVKKLDSIHNFGAMNILCTDKTGTLTQDKVTVVKYLNYNGVDDDNVLYLAYLNSFFQTGLKNLMDRAILEFEEEHYTIKNEYKKIDELPFDFERRRMSVIVEDLSGERTMITKGAIEEMLYISNFVEINGETLEIKDEIEEKIKSLVNQLNEDGMRVIGIGKKILPRDRELNFSNKDENSLTFVGMLGFLDPAKEGVGETLKSLNEYGVEIKILTGDNELVTQKICKDIGLDVKGAVDGGYIESIDDLELKKILKNTTIFSKLSPLDKARVVRLLKEMGNTVGYMGDGINDAPALRQCDVGISVENGMDIAKESAQIILLEKELSVLLEGVIIGRKIFTNMIKYLKMTASSNFGNVFSVVLASAFLPFLPMLPIQILFQNLLYDISQISIPWDNVDKEDVLKPKNWSAESVGKFMMYIGPLSSIFDIATFLVMFYIFKANSLETQGFFHTGWFIESILSQTLIIHLIRTKKIPFIESNANIKVIFLTSTIMIFSVFVPYSKINGTLGFIPMPISYFFWVILILIGYFFTIIFAKKHFIKKFNSWL is encoded by the coding sequence ATGTATGAAAACTTTGATAATAGTGAATCTAATATAAAGGGAACTCTTAAGCTTTTTTCAGAAGCAGATATAAAAACTATATATCTGACCTTAGAGTCCTCTTTAGATGGAATAAAAAATGATGAAGCTAATAGGCGTTTAGAGACCTTTGGTTTTAATGAAATTACAAAAGAAAAAGTTAAACCCTGGTATATCCAGCTTTTATTAGCTTTTTTAAACCCTTTTAACTTTATACTTGGACTTTTAGCTTTTGTATCCCTTTTCACAGATGTCATTTTTGCCAACGAAACAGAGCGTTCTTGGATCTCTATAATTCTTATTTTAACTATGATTTTAATAAGTAGCTTTATAAAATTTATCCAAGAATATCGTTCTAGTAAAACTGCTGAAAAATTAAAAAATCTTATTGTTACAAAAGTAACTGTTATAAGAGATGGAATCTCTACTGAGATTGATATAAAATCACTTGTTCCAGGAGATATTGTAAAATTAACAGCTGGAGATATTGTCCCTGGAGATATTAGAATTATATCTAGTAAAGACCTTTTTATAAGTCAATCTGTACTTACTGGTGAATCTAATCCTGTGGAGAAATACCCTAGTTTACTTGTAAAAACTGCTTTTATTTCAGAACTATCTAACATTGTTTTAATGGGAACTAATGTTTTAAGTGGAACTGCTCTAGGAGTTGTTCTTGGAACAGGAAAACATACTTTTTTAAATACAATTAGTGAAAGCTTAAAAACTCCTCCTAGTGAAACTAGTTTTGAAAAAGGAATTGATGATGTTTCTAAACTTCTTATTAAATTTATGCTCTTTATGGTTCCTATTGTTTTTCTTATAAATGGGTATTTAAAGGGTGCTTGGTTTGAATCTATGCTTTTTAGTTTATCAGTTGCTATTGGATTAACTCCTGAAATGCTACCTATGATTGTAACTGGAAACTTAACTAAAGGTGCTATTGAACTTTCTAAGAAAAAAACTATTGTTAAGAAATTAGATTCAATACATAATTTTGGAGCTATGAATATCCTATGTACTGACAAAACAGGTACGTTAACTCAAGATAAAGTTACTGTTGTTAAATATCTTAATTATAATGGTGTAGATGATGATAATGTATTATATCTCGCTTATTTAAATAGTTTTTTTCAAACAGGGCTTAAAAACCTTATGGATAGGGCTATTTTAGAGTTTGAAGAGGAACACTACACAATAAAAAATGAATATAAAAAAATAGATGAGCTTCCATTTGATTTTGAACGTAGAAGAATGTCTGTAATTGTAGAGGATCTTTCTGGAGAAAGAACTATGATTACAAAAGGAGCTATTGAGGAGATGCTCTATATTTCAAATTTTGTAGAGATTAATGGTGAAACTTTAGAGATAAAAGATGAGATTGAAGAGAAAATAAAATCTTTAGTTAATCAATTAAACGAAGATGGTATGAGAGTTATTGGAATTGGTAAAAAAATACTTCCTCGAGATAGAGAGCTAAACTTTAGTAATAAAGATGAAAATTCTCTAACTTTTGTTGGTATGCTTGGATTTTTAGATCCTGCTAAAGAGGGTGTTGGTGAAACGTTAAAGTCATTAAATGAATATGGAGTAGAAATTAAAATTTTAACTGGAGATAACGAATTAGTTACCCAAAAAATTTGCAAAGATATTGGACTAGATGTTAAAGGTGCTGTTGATGGAGGATACATTGAATCTATTGACGATTTAGAACTTAAAAAAATCTTAAAGAACACAACTATTTTTTCTAAATTATCCCCTTTAGATAAAGCTCGTGTTGTTAGACTTTTAAAAGAGATGGGGAATACTGTAGGTTATATGGGAGATGGTATAAATGATGCTCCTGCTCTTCGCCAATGTGATGTTGGAATCTCTGTTGAAAACGGAATGGATATAGCTAAAGAATCTGCTCAAATAATTCTTTTAGAAAAAGAGTTATCTGTTCTTTTAGAAGGAGTTATTATTGGAAGAAAAATTTTTACCAATATGATAAAATACCTTAAAATGACTGCTTCTTCTAACTTTGGAAATGTTTTTAGTGTTGTTTTAGCCAGTGCTTTTTTACCATTTTTACCAATGCTCCCAATACAGATACTTTTTCAAAATCTTCTATATGATATATCTCAAATCTCTATTCCTTGGGATAATGTAGATAAAGAGGATGTTTTAAAGCCTAAAAATTGGAGTGCTGAAAGTGTAGGAAAGTTTATGATGTATATAGGTCCTTTAAGTTCAATATTTGACATTGCAACTTTTCTAGTTATGTTTTATATTTTCAAGGCTAACTCTCTTGAAACTCAAGGGTTTTTCCACACTGGATGGTTTATAGAAAGTATTCTATCTCAAACTTTAATAATACATCTAATAAGAACTAAAAAAATCCCTTTTATTGAATCAAATGCTAATATTAAAGTTATCTTTTTAACTTCTACTATAATGATTTTTTCTGTATTTGTTCCATATTCTAAAATTAACGGAACTTTAGGATTTATACCTATGCCTATTTCATACTTCTTTTGGGTTATTTTAATACTTATTGGTTATTTTTTTACTATAATTTTTGCAAAAAAACATTTTATAAAAAAATTCAATTCTTGGTTATGA
- a CDS encoding FadR/GntR family transcriptional regulator encodes MKNKNYNIILEYIKDKIEKNTLKPGGKIETERDLAEKLNLSRATVRETLKVLTAMGITTCIQGSGYYLKDDFTDSFFENFNLFFLLTGKKVIELIDFREGVEVKAFELALKNITREELEDIGRIIEKLKNVASEEESSILDAEFHRAIVEASHNIFFISLYNSSRSTLESFIKNIRKSILSTSKDKDILLKQHRVIYQALVEKNLEQGSQMIKEHFLLMKKNIF; translated from the coding sequence ATGAAAAATAAAAATTATAATATAATATTAGAATACATAAAGGATAAAATTGAAAAAAACACTTTAAAACCTGGAGGAAAAATAGAAACAGAAAGAGATTTAGCAGAAAAATTAAATCTCAGTAGAGCTACAGTAAGAGAGACTTTAAAAGTTTTGACAGCTATGGGAATAACAACGTGCATTCAAGGAAGTGGTTACTATTTAAAAGATGATTTTACAGATTCTTTTTTTGAAAACTTTAATCTGTTCTTTCTTTTAACAGGAAAAAAAGTTATTGAATTAATAGATTTTAGAGAAGGAGTAGAGGTTAAAGCTTTTGAACTAGCTTTAAAAAATATAACAAGAGAAGAGTTAGAAGATATAGGAAGAATAATTGAAAAGTTAAAAAATGTAGCCTCAGAAGAGGAAAGCTCTATTTTAGATGCAGAGTTTCATAGAGCTATAGTAGAAGCTAGTCACAATATATTTTTTATAAGTTTATATAACTCTTCTAGATCAACTTTAGAAAGTTTTATTAAGAATATAAGAAAAAGTATTTTAAGTACCTCAAAGGATAAAGATATACTCCTAAAACAACACAGGGTAATATATCAAGCTTTGGTTGAGAAAAATTTAGAGCAAGGAAGCCAGATGATAAAAGAACATTTTTTGTTGATGAAAAAAAATATTTTTTAA